CCAAACGCCACGAAGAGTACGATGACGGCCGTTGTCAGCGTCATCGCCACTTCACCTCCTCGGTCCGGTAGGAGAACCGACCGACCGCCAGACTCAGGACGAAGTTGAGGATGGCGTAGACGATGGCGATATCCAGGTACTCCGGTCGATCGAGTCCGGCGGCGATCAGTGCCAGGATGATGACGGTGCTGGTCCCGATCACGTTGATCGCAACTACCCGATCGTGCGTCGTTGGGCCGACTACGACGCGGTACAACACCGCGATCGCAAGCACCACGACGACCGCCGCGCCGAGTACCATGGCCGCGTTGGCGAGATCAGTCATCGGTCTCACCTCCGGATTCCGTTCCTGCACCCGGTCCGGCTCCGGCTACGGCGTCGGTCGACTGTACGACCGGCTCGATGTCGTCTCGAGCGATCGGACCGGGGAGATCGGTCCCGTCACGGCCGTAAAAGAGGAACCGGACCGCCCGCTCGTGAACGCCCTTCGCGAGGTCCTCGCGCGCCGAGGGAGCCAGCGAGTGGACGAGCAGTTCGCTTCCGACGGTATCGACCGTCAGCGTCCCCGGCGTCAGCGTGATGCTGTTGGCGAAGGCGGTAACGGAGAGGCCGTCGCCGACCGCGGCGTCGACCCGATCGAGACAGGGGTCGATCGGCAGCGACGGATGCAAAACGACGTAGGCGAACTGGACGTTGGCCTTGATGATCTCCCACAGCAGGTAGGGGACGAACAGCACGCCGCGGCCAAGCGTCGCCAGCGCGGGGCCGACGTGGGGCGTCCGCTCGAACGCGACGTTTCGCAGGAGTACGGCGGTTATCAGCGCGGTCACAGCTCCGGTCCAAAGCGCGAACGGATAGGTCGGACCACCCAGCGCGACGTAGAACGCGAACGCGACAACTGCGATAAAACCGCCGCGAATCAGCTCCGGACCGGTCGGTCGCCAGCTGCTCGAGACCGGCGAGACCTCGTACCGGATGTTCGATTCGGCCAGCACCGTCTCCATGTTCTGCAGCACGTGCGCGGTCGAGTCGACGGAGTAGTCGGGATCGATAATCACCCGATCGAGATCGTGCTCCGCGACGTAGTCGACCAGCAGTTCGAAGTGGCTCACCGGGTCGGCGAAGTACTCGTTGGTTCCAAGCAGGTTCGCCCGGACCGCGACGCCGTTTCCGGCTACTTCGGTCGCGTACCTCTCGGCCGTCGAAAGGAGTTTCTCGTCACGCTGGAGACCCTCGCGGCCGACGTGGTGACCGGGGGCCGTGAGGACAAGGTGAACGGCACCGTCGCCGTCTCCCTTCCTGACCATGTCGACGGCGTACTCGACCGTTTCCTCGAGCGTCGGCGATGGGCTCACCGGAACGAGGACGCCGTTCGTGGCGCTCACGCTGTCCACCTCCGTCGGTACTTCCGATCCGAACCGATCGAGCGACGCAGGGGGGTACTCGATGCGGGCGTTCGATCGTCGGTCCTACAGGAGACCGCTTGTCGGACGGCCACCGTGTCCGACAGCGGTACGTGCAGTCGTTTAGCTGCCACCGCAGATCCCTCCTGGTGACCGTCGTTTGCTACTCATAGCTCTCTTCTCGTTAGTCGGACCAAGCGCCAGACGTAGGAAAACTATTTCGTTATCCGCCGGCACGACGGGAATCGATAAACAAACGGAAGCAAAGCGATATTGTCTTCACTTGATAGCCGATACCGAATTTCGGTTTTCGAATGTTATATTCTGGAGAGTCAGGTCGCGTGGACCGGACGCACACTCCCGGTCCGGGCGCGGACTCCCCGACGCTCCGGCCGCGTGTCTTCTGGCCCATTTTTCCGCTGGAACGGAGGGCGATACACCCCCCCCTCCGCAAGGTCGGACGGTTCGACATCGAACCCCAACCTTTACAACTGCAGTTTCAGTAGACAAACCTGATTTGCATGACTCGAGAGACCGTTGCCGACCGAATCGACGCCGCACGTGCGATGCTAACGCCAATACAGGCCGCAACCGGCCTGACGTTCGCCACGGGGATCGCGTTCGTTCTCGTGTTCCTGCAGGACCCGCTCGCACACGACGCGATGCACAACTTCCGCCACGCGGCGGGAATCACCTGCCACTGAACCGATGCTCTACGACTACCTCCGCCGGGGTGTGCAGGCGGGTGCGATCGCCGGCCTCGCGTACGGACTGTTCATGGCGTTCGTCGCGAATCCGCTCAGCGAGTACCTCCACCACGCACAACACGACCACGGTCACGATCACCACGACCACGCCCACACCGTCTCCGAGACGACGACGGCGATCGTCAGCGTCGGGAGCGGCGTCCTCTGGGCGATCTTCCTCGGCGGCGTCTTCGCGATCGCGGTGTACTTCCTCGAGCCGGCGCTTCCCGGCCGCGGTGCGGGCAGCACGTTCGTCCTCGCCGGCGCCGGATTCCTGACCGTGTCGGCGACACCGTGGCTCGTCCTCCCGCCAGCGGCCCCCGGCGCGGAACAGCTGTATACCGTCGAGTTGCGACTGGCAATCTACGCCGGACTCGTCGCGCTCGGCGCGCTCGTCTCGGCCACAGCGATCGGTTCGTACAGACGGGGCGCGTCCCGACACCGGGCGCTCGGAGTCGTCGCCGCCGCGGCCCCGATCGTCGCGACCACGGTCGTCCTTTCGACTGTCGCGCCGACGGTCGTAAGCCACCCCGACCTGGCCGGCGAGCTCGTCTCGGCGTACCAGGCGATGGCCGCGCTGAGTCAGGCCGCAATCTGGGCGATCCTCGCCGCGTCGGTGAGCTGGCTTGAACGTCGTGACGCGACCTCGACAGCCGGTGTCGCCGGCCCGAACGACCGCCGCTCGACGAGCCCCTGACCATGCAACGACGAACGACCCGACAGCGGGAACGTCTCGGCGCGTGCGTGTTCATCTGTACGAACGACCGCGACTCCGACTACGCCTGCTGTAGTGACGCCGGTGCCGAGGAGACGCTCGCGGCAGTCAACTCCTGGCTCCGCGAGCGTGGTGCGTTCTGGTCGCCGGTCGGCGTCACGACGACCGGCTGCCTCGGCCTCTGTAGCGCGGACGGTACGGCGATCGCGATCCAGCCCCGCGACGAGTGGTACGCCGACGTCACTCCCGAGGACGTGCCCGCGCTGCTCGAACGCGAGTTCGGCCCGGACGCCGACTCGATCGACGAGCGGGCGGCCGACGCGGACGGGAGCGATTCGCTCGGTGTGACCCACCCCGACGATTGATCCTGCTGGATGTCGTGGCTCGTCGTATGCCAGGCGAGATCGTCGTCGTCGACGGCGCACGGACGCCCCACGGAACGCTTCTCGGCTCCCTCGCCGGGGTTGGCCCCGTCGAGCTCGGCCGAACGGCCCTTGACGGCCTGCTCGAGCGAACTGCCGTGTCCGGGGAAGAGATCGACTGGGTGGCACTCGGTAATGCGATCCAGGCCGGAATCGGACAGGTCCCGGGCCGACAGGCCGTCGTCGAGTCCGAGCTGCCAAACGAGACGCAGGTGACGACGGTCAACGAGGCCTCGGGGTCGGGGCTGCGGGCGATCGCGCTGGCGGTCGACCGAATCGAGGTCGGACGGGCCGAGTTCGCGGTCGCCGGCGGCTTCGAATCGATGACCAACGCCCCCTGGATTCTGCCGGACTACCGGAAGGGACGGCGCCACGGCGACGCGACGTTGAAGGATTCAATGATCATGGACTCGCTGTGGGACGTCAACCTCGACGTCCACATGGGCGAGATCACCGAGCGACTCGTCGATCGCGAGGACGTCTCCCGGGAAGCCCAGGACGAGTACGCCCTCGGGAGCCACCGCCGTGCGGCCGACGCGATCGAGACGGGCGCGTTCGACGACGAGATCGTCCCCGTCGAGACGGGAGGGGAGACGGTCGACACGGACGAGGGACCGCGTCCCGACTCGACGCTGTCGGATCTGGCCGAACTTCCCGCCTCCTTTCGCGAGGACGGGACGGTCACCCCGGGCAACGCCTCGAAGCTCAGCGACGGCGCCGGGATGGTGTTGCTCGCCGACGCGGACGCCGCGGCCGATCGCGGACTCGAGCCGATGGCTCGGCTCGTCGACTACGAGCTGGTCTATCGCGACCCCGACGAGTTCAACGAGGCGGTCGGCGACGTCGTCGCGAGCCTGCTCGCGGATAACGAGCTCGCGGTTTCGGACGTCGACGCGTTCTGGATCAACGAGGCGTTCGCGGCCCAGTCGGTGTACGTCATGGAGCGGCTCGGGATCCCGCGCGAGAAGATGAATCCCTCGGGCGGAGCGATCGCCTTCGGTCACCCGATCGGCGCCTCCGGTGGAATGCTGACGACCAGCCTGGCATACCAACTCCGGGACGATCCGGACGTCGAGCGCGGCCTCGTCGGAATGAGCGTCGGCGGGGGCGGGGCGATCATGGCATTGCTCGAGCGCGTCTGAACCGCCATCGTGCCGAGACAGGGGTTTCGAGGGGTTTACCTATCCGCTGTTCCCAGTGGTTATCAATGACGCTGTACTCGCGAGTTCGCCCGCTCGCGTTCAAACTCCCTGCCGAGACGGCCCACACGCTCGGGAAACGGGCGTTGCGTGCCGCCCAGTCGACGTGGCTGACGCGGGCGGCACTCGCCTCGAACTACCGGTACGCGCATCCGGCACTCGAGACCGAGCTGTTCGGCAGTCGGTTTCCGAACCCGGTCGGGGTAGCCGCGGGGTTCGACAAGAACGCCGAGGTGACTCACGCCCTCGAGGCGCTCGGGTTCGGGTTCGTCGAGGTCGGGACGGTGACGCCGTACCCCCAGGCCGGAAACGATCGCCCGCGGCTGTTCCGGCTCCGGACGGACGAGGCGATGATCAATCGAATGGGGTTCAACGGGCAGGGGATGGAGCGGGTTCGGGCCCGGCTCGAACGACGCGGACCGCCCCAGGTTCCCCTCGGAGTCAACATCGGGAAGATGAACTCCTCGGACGAGGACGAGGCGATCGAGGACTACCGGCGCGTGTTCGATCGGCTCGCACCCTTCGCCGACTACGTCGTCGTCAACGTCTCCTGTCCGAACACGCCCGACGAGTTCGACGAGGCCTCGCCCGACCACCTCCACTCGATCTTCGAGACGCTCGCGGCCGAGAACGACGACGACGTTCCGATCCTCGTCAAGATCGGCCCCGACTCGCCGGAGGACTCGATGCTCGAGCTGCTCGGGATCGTCGAGGACCACGACCTCGACGGGATCGTCGCGACGAACACGACCACCGG
This genomic window from Natronococcus occultus SP4 contains:
- a CDS encoding cation:proton antiporter, whose translation is MTDLANAAMVLGAAVVVVLAIAVLYRVVVGPTTHDRVVAINVIGTSTVIILALIAAGLDRPEYLDIAIVYAILNFVLSLAVGRFSYRTEEVKWR
- a CDS encoding CbtB domain-containing protein; translated protein: MTRETVADRIDAARAMLTPIQAATGLTFATGIAFVLVFLQDPLAHDAMHNFRHAAGITCH
- a CDS encoding (2Fe-2S) ferredoxin domain-containing protein, with amino-acid sequence MQRRTTRQRERLGACVFICTNDRDSDYACCSDAGAEETLAAVNSWLRERGAFWSPVGVTTTGCLGLCSADGTAIAIQPRDEWYADVTPEDVPALLEREFGPDADSIDERAADADGSDSLGVTHPDD
- a CDS encoding quinone-dependent dihydroorotate dehydrogenase, whose product is MTLYSRVRPLAFKLPAETAHTLGKRALRAAQSTWLTRAALASNYRYAHPALETELFGSRFPNPVGVAAGFDKNAEVTHALEALGFGFVEVGTVTPYPQAGNDRPRLFRLRTDEAMINRMGFNGQGMERVRARLERRGPPQVPLGVNIGKMNSSDEDEAIEDYRRVFDRLAPFADYVVVNVSCPNTPDEFDEASPDHLHSIFETLAAENDDDVPILVKIGPDSPEDSMLELLGIVEDHDLDGIVATNTTTGREGVNSPKAAERGGLSGAPLAERSTEVIRTLARNADDDLPIVGVGGVDSAEGAYEKIRAGASLVQLYTGFVYGGPGTARRINQGLVDLLEQDGFSSVEDAVGADLE
- a CDS encoding CbtA family protein, whose product is MLYDYLRRGVQAGAIAGLAYGLFMAFVANPLSEYLHHAQHDHGHDHHDHAHTVSETTTAIVSVGSGVLWAIFLGGVFAIAVYFLEPALPGRGAGSTFVLAGAGFLTVSATPWLVLPPAAPGAEQLYTVELRLAIYAGLVALGALVSATAIGSYRRGASRHRALGVVAAAAPIVATTVVLSTVAPTVVSHPDLAGELVSAYQAMAALSQAAIWAILAASVSWLERRDATSTAGVAGPNDRRSTSP
- a CDS encoding thiolase family protein; the encoded protein is MPGEIVVVDGARTPHGTLLGSLAGVGPVELGRTALDGLLERTAVSGEEIDWVALGNAIQAGIGQVPGRQAVVESELPNETQVTTVNEASGSGLRAIALAVDRIEVGRAEFAVAGGFESMTNAPWILPDYRKGRRHGDATLKDSMIMDSLWDVNLDVHMGEITERLVDREDVSREAQDEYALGSHRRAADAIETGAFDDEIVPVETGGETVDTDEGPRPDSTLSDLAELPASFREDGTVTPGNASKLSDGAGMVLLADADAAADRGLEPMARLVDYELVYRDPDEFNEAVGDVVASLLADNELAVSDVDAFWINEAFAAQSVYVMERLGIPREKMNPSGGAIAFGHPIGASGGMLTTSLAYQLRDDPDVERGLVGMSVGGGGAIMALLERV
- a CDS encoding monovalent cation/H+ antiporter subunit E, with protein sequence MDSVSATNGVLVPVSPSPTLEETVEYAVDMVRKGDGDGAVHLVLTAPGHHVGREGLQRDEKLLSTAERYATEVAGNGVAVRANLLGTNEYFADPVSHFELLVDYVAEHDLDRVIIDPDYSVDSTAHVLQNMETVLAESNIRYEVSPVSSSWRPTGPELIRGGFIAVVAFAFYVALGGPTYPFALWTGAVTALITAVLLRNVAFERTPHVGPALATLGRGVLFVPYLLWEIIKANVQFAYVVLHPSLPIDPCLDRVDAAVGDGLSVTAFANSITLTPGTLTVDTVGSELLVHSLAPSAREDLAKGVHERAVRFLFYGRDGTDLPGPIARDDIEPVVQSTDAVAGAGPGAGTESGGETDD